In Silene latifolia isolate original U9 population chromosome 6, ASM4854445v1, whole genome shotgun sequence, the genomic window TCTTTTCATCCCTTCACGAATGTTGTGGATATTTGAAGTAGATTTCCATGTTCAGCCATCCGTATGCCATCAACACACTGCCGTTAGCCAATGTAATTACTCTATTGTCTTAGTATACATTACTACTAAAAGTAcatttgaccaaatgagtcaaAAGTCATCTGTATAAAACCTTTCTTTacatttgccaaaaaaaaaaagactcaCTGATGATAAATGTGTATTGTTCCACACTTCCACGAATATCACACGCCAAAAGTTGCTCATTATTTTGGATTTGGTTAATTAATGTTAAGTACCTAAATTGCCCTTTAACACTAATTAGTTTGAAATTTGGATTTTAATTGAGGGAAAATGAAATGCACCAGTAAATTACATTAATACCGCAGGAGTCCCTCAATTTGAGTAACAACCGATGTCACCATCTCATTTTCCATATTTCATTTCCACCGTTGAGATATTGAGATATAACCCAAACAACAACCGAGCATAAAATCTAGTTAACTTTAGATTTTAAAAACATGATGGGGCAAATGATCAAATATTCTCGGTGCAGGGCCGTCTTGGACTTTTCGGGGCCCCTGTGTGAAAATTCAAAATGGGGCCCCTAAAATTGTTCGGAAGCGAAAATTTTCTTAGTTTTATATAAATCTTAGTTTGCACATATCGTATTACTTATATACACCCAAAACATATCCCTAAGATATTTACTTACCTATTCTAAGGCCTAAAATAAGGTAAACGTATAACGATGACTTACACGACAATTAAACAATATACAGAAATATCTTATATCCTAAATCTCTTCTcaatactccccctcaagttgtgACACTTGGTAACTTAACTCCCAATTTGGACTGAAGATATTCAAAGGCTTCTCCTCCCAAGGCCTTAGTGAATAGATCTGCAATCTGCTCCTTACTCCTTATATGTGAAGCAGAAATTGTTCTTTGAACAAGATGATGACGAACGAAATGACAATCTATTTCTATGTGTTTCGTTCGATCATGAAAAATCGAATTTTTAGCAATATGTAGCGCAACTTGATTATCGCAAAAAATCTTCATGGGTTGAGAATGCAGCACTCCAAGTGACGCGAGAAAAGACTTCAACCAAATGAGCTCACTTGTGACCCCTGCTAAGGCTCGATATTCGGCCTCTGCGGTAGACTTCGCAACAGTTGTTTGCTTTTTAGCTCTCCATGAAATGGGTGTGTTACCCAAGGCTACAAAATCCCCGGTTAAGGACCTTCTCGACAAAGGACAACTTGTATAGTCAGAATCCGAGTATCCTTGCAAAGACAAATCGCTATTTCTATTAATGACAATCCCCTTTTCTGGGCTGCCCTTAATATAGCGTATAACTCGGAAGGCCACATCCAAATGTTCTTTCCTTGGTGCGTGAACGAACTGTGATAAGATGTGAACCGAGTAAACAAAATATGGCCGCGTAATCGTTAAGTAGATTAAACGACCTACGAGTCGTCTATATTTCATAGGATCTCGCAAGACATACCCTTCTGCTAGCGCCAATTTATGGTTAGTTTGAATGGGAGTGCTTACTGGTTTCGCTCCTCCTAATCCCGCTTCCTTAATTATTTCTAACGCATATTTCCGCTGATTAAGAAAGGGCCCCTTTGAACCGTGTGCCACCTCTATACCCAAGAAATACTTCAGCTTTCCGAGGTCCTTTATTCCAAAACTTCGATCAAGAAACCTTCTTAGTCGCATACTAGCTTTGTCATTGTTGCTCACAatgatcatgtcgtcgacatacacCAGAAGACCAAGAAATACTCCGTCTTTATTATATGTGAATAAAGAATAGTCGGCCAAGGATTATATAAAGCCATACCTTGTCAACGAGCTAGTAAATTTTGCAAACCAATTTCGCGAAGCTTGTTTTAGCCCATAAATCGACTTAAGCAATCGACATACTTGACCCTTAATTTCATAACCCGGTGGCATTCGCATATAAACTTCTTCATCCAAATCTCCGTGAAGAAATGCATTGTTCACATCCAATTGTGCTATTGTCCATCCTTTTGCCACGACCACTGCTAAAAGGCACTTGACGCTTGTCATTTTTGCAACCGGAGCAAATGTCTCGTGATAATCCACGCCTTGTATTTGACTATAGCCTTGTGCCACAAGCCTTGCTTTATACCGCTCTATCGTTCCATCCGCCTTATACTTCACTTTATACACCCATTTACAACCAATGGGTCGTTTCCCGCTTGGCAAATTGACAACTTTCCAGGTACCATTAGCTTCCAGTGCACTAATCTCTTTACCCATAGCTTCTCTCCATTCAAGCTTTTTCGCTGCCTCAAGGTAATTATGCGGCTCTTGAAAAGCATCAACTCGTGCCAAATAAGGTAATCGTATAACGATGACTTACACGACAATTAAACAATATACAGAAATATCTTATATCCTAAATATCTTCTCAATAAAACGTAAATTTTATTGTAAAGTTAATTTCGTAATAAATTAAACATTTAAACCCATATAAGAATATAAAattattagttatttaatttcgtGAGCCAATTAAAAAGTCGTCTCCCAATTTTTTAGATATTTTTCGAGTGAAATTTTACTTATTAGAAATTATTTTAAATTGGGTTGAACTTTTAAGAAGTACAAAATGAGTAATAGAAGTCGTAATGCAAGCAAAATAAAAGATTTTCTAGCGCATTATGAGGGCCCAACTGTAAAAATGCAAGCAAAATAAAAGATTGGAGAGGCGTAAGAATCGAACACGCGACTTAAGTATTGGGAGGCAACATACAAACCACTGACACACAGTGCTTTCCATGTTCTAATACTACGCTAGATTTACTTATcatttatatgtgtttttgggcCAAAAATTTGGGGGCCCTGTGTAGCCGCACGGGCTACACAGGCTGAAAGACGGGCCTGCCTCGGTGTaggaaagaaagattacaaaataGCGTATGTGGTACTCTTAGAATCTGATCATATTAGGAAAGAACGACTAAAGacctaaaatataaataaaagaaaaaaacagTCAGATGATATGGAATACTCCGTATGAACTAGTCATGAACAACTGAATGAATGAGAATCGACGCTTCATCCGAGGCCGGAGCTACATCATCTGTCCATACACAACATACCATTTTGTTTGTCAATCTTCAACTCAGTTTCATCACACATATAAGCGAAGTAATATACTACTCCCTTAGTTCCAGAGTCGGTATTTTACATTTGCTTGatttctctcacaaaataaagtaaatataaaTTATTTAGTGGACGAGAGGGAGTTCATACTTCatagtaataaaaataataatacttATAAGGGGATCGCATTATAAAAAAGTGAAAATTGTAACTTTCTAATGCTAATGCTcttatttttccactaattctCATTCAAGACGCTTATTTTTACTACTACCCGTGTCACATGCGCCTGTTACTaacaaattttaaaaattaatGACCCTATACTGTATTCGTAATGTCTCAATAGTTGAGAAATGAGAAACCTATTTCGGTGGTTTTAAAGGGAATGTGATGACCATGTTCACGGGTATGATAGGGAGGTAAAATAATGCAAATGTAAACCGGATACTCATCCTGGATATAAGTATTTAACACCCTTTAGCAGAAACCCCATAGGGCCAAGTAGTCCGGTTAGTcttatccgtcttaaatttaaagttggttaaacatTTTAAATAGACAAAAGTGAAAGATCCGGCAAATATTTCAGGTGCTTTGGTTGGTTTCAGTTATAATGCTACCCATTTGTAATAACTAGATGTTCAATTTGTTCTATATATCCAATTAAATTATTATTTGACGGGTCTTAAACTTTAAATAACAATTTGCTGTAAGTAGCCCAATCACGAAATTAGTTATGTGACTAATTTTTAGCAAGAAGACTATATAAACACACACACAACGAAATAATTAGTTATAAGAATATTTCAATATATACCTGGAACAAGATTAGAAATAATACTAGCACCATTAATGTTTCTACCTCCATTTTCTTTAGATAAATCCTTATCACCCGTCTCACCTCCCTCTACCTTATTTTCTTCTATCTGCCCTTGATCATCACCCTGTTTTCCAttttcaccaccaccaccacctctatGGAAAATGCTcgatattatattattaataacTCCGCCACCAGCACCAGCAGTACCACCATCATCTTTGACACCGTCTTCAGAACTACCATTATTGGAAACATAAAGATGAGCAGCATCAGCAGCCTCCAAGTCATGACCATCATCAATAGGGTGAGAAGGAGCAGCCCGAGGAGAGGATAGTTTAGCAAGGAGATTATCTAAAAgaccaccaccgccgccgccgccgccttCTTCAGGTTCCTGTTCCTCCTCGATTTTCTGCcttttctctccctctctccCTTCCCCATTAACTTCTTCTCTACTTCTCACTTCACTCAAAGATGTGATTCCAATATCTTCCATTTTTTGAGATAAAACTTTGTCAAACTGTTGGCAATAAGATAACGGTTTTATATGCAAAAGGAAGGGTTAAGATGAAGATAATATAGGTAGAGTGATACGTGTATCGAAGATGGTGTAGCCTGCATAGGGTCGTGGTCGTTGCACCATCCAAAGCGTTTGCACGTGTTGCATTTTAAGACCAACGTTATATTTTCATTGTTCCAATTAAAATGGTCGGTTCATATGTCAGGAATCTACTTCTTTCACCCTCCTTTATATATGCTCTTCTGCTTCACAAATTCTCATCTATGACGGATGTATTCGTCCGAAATTTACAACAGTAAGTAGTACTTAAATGGgtagataaaataaaaataaaatatttaaagaATACCAATCTATTTTATCTTATTTATTTACATCGGTTATACTTAATCCGTCGCAAGCTTATCCACTACAAGGGAGACTTGGTACTCCTCCTTTCCAAAGTTAAATGTAAATCAACGACCTTCAACAAATTTGTAATCTCTTGGTCTTATTGTTTCATATGTGTACCTTTAATAAAATGCTCCttataaaaaatataaaagattaacaaatgaataaaatgaaAGGAGTAGTATTTATATTAGTAGTGTTGTACTCAGGGGCGGAATTAAGAACGAAGTATATCTAGGGCTAGATTTATAGACTACTGAAATTTATTTGTTAAAAAAATTTCAAACCGTTGTCATATCCATATATGGGTTTTGGGGTCTTGAACACTCGAAAAATGAATGTTTTTTGTGTATCCTGTATTCCTGTCCAATTTTTaggctaaaaaaaattaaatttatatttttaCGCAAAAATCGCCTTAATATATTGAATGGAATCCCGAAGCAAAATTTTACGGATCTCCGTAACATAATATTATGAAATTAGATTATTCCATTGTAAAACTATTCAGAAGAAATTATATTATGAAATTGGATTTTTGTAAAACAAAAAATAATATTGGAGTTTGTGAGGAATGAATATTAAAAATAAAGGGAGAAAAAAATGCATCTGTGGGAATGAATCCCGATCTTCTAGCTTAGAATACACATCACTTACCATCTGTGTTATTCGATAATAATGAAGATCTAGTGCACTGAGTTGTATTTCATATTCATCTAGGGCTATACCCCTAGTAAAAAGAGGCTAAATCCGTTCCTCCTTGTACCTCTGACTTAACAAAACATTGAAAAAGAATAAATAATACATCCTCCGTTTCAttgatttctttacatttactttTTTACAAATATTATGGAGATGTCAAAATAAGTGGGGTAAGGAGTAAACCTGGCCGAACAAACCTGACCCGAAAAAGCTAACCTAAGAccgaaattgacccgaactaCAACCAAATGTAACCCGAAATCCGACCCAACCCGAACATGACTCGAGCATTGTTGACCCGAAACTAATCCGATCCGAAATGATCCGGTCCGAAATCACCTGACTAGAAAATGATCcgacaaattaaaatataaattgtATGTATTGacaaaaaatgatttgaaatgattAATTTAAAGCACACTTAAATACTTAATATTGTTTAAGTTAAAAAAAAGAATCAATTAAATAATACTAAACTAAAAATAAGTAATAACAGTAAATGTATTTTTTTCCTCTTTTAATCATTAACCTGAAAATGACTCAGATCCCAAAATAACCTGATCCGCTTGACCAAAAAATGATCCGACCAACATACTCGAAAGACACCCGAACCTCGAAACTACCCAACCCGACCCGAACTTACCCGATAATATGATACACCCTAGCTGACCCGATCCGATGACCTGGCCGTTTCCCAGGTCTAGTAGGGAGACATTTGACTAGACGTAGCAAACAAGTCAATCAGATCGGGTCAGGTCAATATCGAGGCAGGTCATTTTGGGTCTGTAGACTTCACGTCGGATCGGATCGGGTCAGGTCATTTCGGATTCGGGTCATTTTCAGGTCAGCTATTATCAAGTTACTAGTTTTACTCCCGTGaaaaaaaaatgcacgggtcggtTTTAAATTATAATATACTGACcttatatgaatattaattaGATACAATATTTATTTTATCAAcaatcaaataaaaaaaatatgaactgaaattaaattagaGAATTGACattgaattaaattaaaatgtagtaaaataaataaattattcaaACACTTTTAAAGAATTTGTTGGAAATTTTAATTAATTGTGCTAAAGATCATAGGTAGGTCCCGTATTAGAAAATTACTTTTTTACCCCTAAaatcaacaaccaatcacaattcTCCAAAGAACctggcttttatactatgtagatttatggataataatcagtttgcaacaataaacattcggGTCGGGTTATACAGGGTTGGATCGgcttcgggtcgggtcgggtcaatttttCCAAGTCTATATTTGGCAAGGAAAAGACTTTATTACCCCAAAATAAGCAGGATGGGTAAAGTATCGTAGCCATTTAGAAAGTTTGTAAGTGACTAAAATAAAAACGTAAAGAATTACATTGAACAACCCAAAATAGAATTTGTTAAGAACTCAATAGAAGGTAGAAAGTAAACATCAGCTCAAACCCACACTAGTAAAattattcctaaaatagaaaggtaaataaataaataagatattttaaaatgaaaaaataaataattagaacGGATGAAATATCTTTCAAATTACAAAATTATGCAACTTGCGAAATAGAAATATAGACATTAGAAATTTTACCAATGAGTCAAGTTTATGTTATTTAGATAATGCACCCTCTATCCTCGTcattttctttttacttttaaGACCAAAGAAAGGGAAAACTATGTCGTAGAAAgacaagaaaaagaaaaaacaacCAACACTTTAGGAGGCCACATTATTTTTGGATGCCTAAAAACGGAAAATGATACGGCTACACTCGGTGTATGAATCTTCTATACACCACCAATAAAACTTGAACATGTGGCAGAATCTAGTATTTAATTGTGGAGGAAATTATTTTCAGTTTGGAAGGAAAATATATATGACAAAGATAGGAGAGAAAATTGTTAGGGAAATATTTTTaccaaaattaataataatatcttCTACCAACataatcttatcatatcttatgAAATATTTTGCACCATATTTTTTCtgttatttttaattttaaaaatttaTTAAGTCCATTGTGCCAAAGGTTAGTTttaattaccaaaaaaaaaaaaattaaaatttcaaaaaacattACGTTTATATTAACCAAATGCTTTTATAGAACATTTGTACCATTAATAGTAGCATTGTGACGGTGCAGGAGCAATAAAAATAGTTGTAGGCAATTTCCAGAATAGTTGCAGGATCGACAATTCGATTTGCTCAAAATTATTGGTAGAGGACTTCTTATAGACGGATAACAATGTCAAATTGTCAACGAATCGATTTGATTTGATGTTATATCACTTTGTTGTTAAAgggaaaaaaatataaataagtaAAAAATGAAAATATTATCTTaccaaatcagaaaaaaaaaaggtttgatATAAAGAATTAATAATAatttgggatttttttttttttttttttttttaatgttgggTCCCAAAATATAATAATAGAATGAAAGCTAAAAAGGATTAGAACTCATGCCGTCACCATTGACATGTGTCATGAGGTTACTCGCAGTGTATAGAAGATTATATACACTGAGTGTAATCGTAGCCTTTTTGCCTAACCTAAAAATGGAAGATGATACACATACACGAGGTGTATGGTTTTTCCATACACAACCAATTACGTGATGACACATGACAAACTAGAGTTAATCTCCATTAGTTAGTTTAAGGCTAGGTTAGTAATTTAACATTTGTAGTTAAATTGTTAACTACATCTAGTTAAGTTtatttatggaattttttttttatacatTAGATTTATTATTAAATCAAATCTCAAAAAATGTCCTTgatgaggatcgatcccataacctcttggtttgaatacccttactattaccactatgacacattcatcttgttgtcAATTTTGCATATCTTTTGATATATATCTTTGTTAAGACCtgagttaaaacaatatgtacATATAATCATTATTAATTGTACTTCTAACTTATATTAAATTTACCTTCAGTATTAGATCAATGTACATACTAGGTTAGTTAAATGTACTTGATAAAAATCGAACTAAAATTTTATATACCTAtcgtatttattatttgtaattataatttatataattaatataaaatttacaTTCATTATAGGTCATATTATTATAAGGAAAAATATTTAGTAAATTGAGgcgatttttttttattattataatattaaaaATTCAGGTATTATTACGAAAAATTTTTATAACGCTCTAGATGTCATGTGTAAATATATTATTAAATTGTACGTCGAATGTATTTCGCCTTAATTTCCGTCTTATAACTCATTAAGTGCATCTTAGATATATAAGGGGTACATATATAAATTTAGGATTTGGTGAGAACCATACACTACAAAAGtaacgcgggaaactgacggatTTTCCACACCGTCAGATAATTCAGAAAGCGACCGAGAATATCGACGGATATTCACAAAAAAAtgcgacggatattccgtcgaaTGCATCACAAAGTGCGCCCGCGTTGAAAAAAGCAATGGCGCCATCACAGCCTGACGGGTTTCTGACGTTATCCGTCAGCTATACAATATT contains:
- the LOC141658837 gene encoding uncharacterized protein LOC141658837, with translation MEDIGITSLSEVRSREEVNGEGREGEKRQKIEEEQEPEEGGGGGGGGLLDNLLAKLSSPRAAPSHPIDDGHDLEAADAAHLYVSNNGSSEDGVKDDGGTAGAGGGVINNIISSIFHRGGGGGENGKQGDDQGQIEENKVEGGETGDKDLSKENGGRNINGASIISNLVPDDVAPASDEASILIHSVVHD